The Candidatus Coatesbacteria bacterium sequence TGGGGTACTGCTGAACCAGGGGTTCGGTCCAGCCGGGTTTGCTGTAGGGAGGCTCGAAGTAGCCGTGGTCGGGCTCATCGGATCCGCCGGGCTTGGGGATGGGCAGGTTGAAAGCGTAGGCGCTGCGGCCCCGGGGGAAGACGCCGTCGCCCTCCTCCGAGAGGGATTCGGCCAGCAGGATCTCGCTGACCGCGGGATTGTTCCGCGCCACGAACAGGGGATAGGTCTGCCAGTCGAAGCCCCGGGGCCATTCCCAGTAGGCGTCCCAGACGGCGCCGCCGTCCTCTTCGAGGACGAAGCGCTCCAGGAAACCGCCGCGGATGTTGGTCACCAGCAGCCGCCCCTCATGGTCCAGGGCCATGCTGTAGGGGTACCAGAAGTCCCATTCGGCGTAGCCGAGGGAGCCCTCCTCCTCGTCGCGGCCCAGTTCGGTGAGCCAGAAGCCGCCCAGGGCGGTGTAGTCCTCGCTGGGGTGGGGCTGGCTGCTTTCCTCGAGACAGCCGCCGCTGACGACCGCCGCCAGCGCGGCGATGACGACGACCGCCCGCGATCCTGTCCGGGCGTCGGCTGCGTTCTTGGAGTGGTAGCTTCGCTGATGAGTGGACATCGGCAGTCCTCCGTTCCGGCGATATTGTACCAGAAAGGTCCGGCCCGGGAAAGCTGGCCGCCGTCGGGGGATTATGTTAATCTTCTTGTCAGTCCTGTGGTGTTCTAATACCTACCTAAAAGGAGACCCATGGCAGCGAAGCAGACCAATGACAAGCGGCGCAATCTGGAAGCCGCCTTCGCCCAGATCGAGCGCAAGTACGGCAAGGGCTCGATCATGCGCATGGGCGACGATGACGTGCAGCAGGTCGACGTAATCCCGACGGGTTCCCTGGCCATCGACCGCGCCCTGGGCGTCGGCGGCCTGCCCCGGGGCCGGATCGTCGAACTCTACGGTCCCGAGGCCTCGGGCAAGACCACCCTCACCCTTCACGTCATCGCCAGCGCCCAACAGCTCGGCGGCATCGCCGCCTTCATCGATGTCGAGCACGCCCTGGACGTCAACTACGCCCGGGCCCTGGGCGTCAACATCAACGACCTGCTGATCAGCCAGCCCGACACCGGCGAGCAGGCCCTCGAGATCGTCGAGATGCTGGTCCGCTCGGGCTCCCTCGACGTGATCGTCATCGACTCCGTCGCCGCCCTGGTGCCGCGCTCGGAGATCGAGGGCGAGATGGGCGACAGCCACGTCGCCCTCCAGGCCCGCCTGATGAGCCAGGCCCTGCGCAAGCTGACCGGGATCGTCAACAAAACCCGCTGCTGCGTGGTCTTCACCAACCAGATCCGCGAGAAGGTCGGCGTAGTCTTCGGCAACCCCGAGGTCACCCCCGGCGGCCGGGCGCTCAAGTTCTACACCACGGTGCGGATGGAGATCCGCCGCATCGGCTCCCTCAAGGTCGACGGCGAGAGCATCGGCAACCGCAGCCGGGTCAAGATCGTCAAGAACAAGGTCGCCCCGCCCTTCAAGCAGGCCGAGTTCGACATCATCTTCGGTGAGGGCGTCAACATGGCCGGTGAGATCATCGATCTGGGCCAAGAGACCGGCCTGGTGGAGAAGTCCGGCGCCTGGTACACCATCGACGAGGAACGCTTCCAGGGCAAGGAGAACTTGCGGACCTTCCTCCAGGAGAACCCGGAGCGCGTGGCCGAGTTGGGCGACGGTATCCGCGAGCACTTCGGGCTACCCGTGTTCGGTGAACGGCTGATCCCGACCGCCGCCGCCGATGAAGACGGGGACGCAAGCGCCGACGACGAAAAGTAGAGTCTGCGTCAACACGCCGTGCGAACCCTCCGGGTCGGCCGCTGGCCGGCCCGCATTCCCAGGGCGAAACGGCGGCCGACTCCGAACGGGAGGCCTTCGATCGTTACCGGCTGCAACCTTTACCGGTTGAAGCGTATCCAATACTAATGAACGGGGAACAATCGCAACATCGGCGCCGTCGTCCCCGAGCCGACGGTCCCTCAACTGGCAAGCTCCGTACAAGAGGAGTGAGAAAGAGATGGATCTAACCGGAATCGTCGCCATCGTGATGGGTATCGGCATCGGCATGCTGGCCATCTGGGTGGATTACAAGCGTAAACGCCTCATCCACGAGGAACGGATGGAGGCCCTGCGCCAGGGGATCACCCCACCGGACTGGCTCGTCGAGGTCGAGGAGAAGCGCAAGACACCCTTTAAACGCGCCCTGGGGCTGTTCATCGCCGCCATCGTGCTCATCGGCATCGGGATCTGGCTCTACGTCTCGATGTGGTGGATGGGCCTGGGCGCCCTGGCCTTCTGGGGCGCCGGACCCGCCTTTCTCGGTTTGGCCCTGGGCGGCGCCGGGCTCGTCGTATACCTACTGCACAAAAAACAGGACCGCCGGGACGACGTCTAGGCTCCGCCGGCAATGCGGCCGGACGACCGCCTCGGCCGCGCCGGCGGCCTGCGTCTTCCACGTCTCCAACCGGTGACGTGTTTTGGAGCGAGAACGCGAATTAGCCCTGATCGAGCGGGCGGTGGATGGTGACGAGCAGGCCTTCGCCGAACTCGTCTACGCCACCCAGAACCTGGTGTACAGTTGCTGCATCAAGGTCCTGCACAACCCGCAACTGGCCGAGGAAGCGGCCAACGAAGCCTTCCTGCGCGCCTGGCGCGGGTTGGCCGGTTTTCGCGCCCAGGCCCGCTTCTCCAGCTGGATGTTCCGTATCGCCCACAACGCCGCCGTGCGTATGGCCACCAAGAAACGCCTGAAAACCATCTCGATCGACGATGAGGACAAACCCGGTCTGGCCAACGTCGCCCGCGACAACCCCCGGGCCGAACGTAACATCGAAGGCCGCAGCGAGCTCGAACTGGTCCGCGACCTCCTCGACGAGCTGCCGGACAACCACCGCAGGGCCCTCGAATTGGCCTACCTCGAAGGCGTCAGCTACGCCGACGCCGCCGCCGCCCTTGGCTGCACCACCGGCACCATCAAGACCTGGGTCCACCGCGGCCGCAACAAGCTGCGCGAGCTCTACCTCGAGGCCACCGGCCGGGAGTTCGCCTGAGCGGGCCGCGGCCCGCTACCGCCGGAACTGGCACGGTTTTTGCATCTCGGCGACCGTTGGAGCGGCGGCAACGCTGCGCCTCCGCAAAAACCGTGCCAGTTCCGGCGGTGGTCCGGCGGCCCGTCGCCGAAGCTGCGGCAAAGACCATGGCCGCCGGACGCCCGCTGGAAAAAAGAACAGCGGCTTGTTGAAACCGGACCGTCGCCCGGCGTATCATATCCTGTGGAGGGTGAAATACTTGGGTCTGGGTGATCCGGGGGGCAGAAGGTCTGCAAGCAATGTCTGCAAGAGACGTCTGCAATGGACGTCTGCAATGGACGTCTGCAAGGGACGGATGTCTGGAGGGCTAGGCAGCTAAGGGAGCACATGACCGGGTATAGCGGTTATCTGAAGGTGACGAGCGGCCGTCGAGCGCCGGACGAACCCGGCGAACTGGGGCGAGAATGTACCGCTGACCGCAAGAGACGGCCTACGGCATAACTCCAGCGGCCGTCGAGCGCCGGACGAACCCGGCGAACTGGGGCGAGGATGTACCGCTGACCGCAAGAGACGGCCTACGGCATAACTCCAGCGGCTCTCGAACACCGGACGAACCCGGCGAACAAAAGATCACAACCCTCGACCAGCCCGGCAACATCCCTTTAGCGACACCATCCGGGAGTGGCGATCACCCGCAGCAACCAACGAGGCGATAACCGTGTCCAACCACAAGCATGACAAAGAGGCCCGTCGGATCCGCGAATTGGCCGAGCGGATGCGCCGGGGCGACGTCGATCCGCCGGCCGGCGCCGAGCTGGGTTCCGCGGCCACGGAGTACGCCGCCCAACGGGTGCGCGCCGCCGAGGAACGTCTGGACAAGCTGCTGGCCCGAGCCGTCGTCGTGCCGGCCCCGCCCGGCCTGAGTCGCGACGTATTGGCCCAGGTCCGCGCCGAGGGCCGCCCCCGTGTCGTCCTGCCCCGCCGTAAACTAAGCCGCACCGGCATGTGGCTGTCGGTGGCCGCCGTCGGTCTCGCCCTGGTCGTCGGCTTGCTGACTGTGCTGCCCGGCATCTCCGGCGCCCTGGGGTTCGAGCTGACCGCCGGCGACGTGGCCCCGTTGCTCAACTATCTGCCGATGGGGACCGCCCTGGCCTTCGCCGTTTTCTCCGTGATCCGCACCCTGGTCAACCTGCGCCGCGACCAGGCCCTGCGTCGCTACGCCAAGCAGGGCGACGGTTCCTGACGCGGCTTTTCAAGGCGGGTGCTGTTTCGGGCGATCCCGGCATTCCCTGGGACCGCCTTTTTCTTTCCCCAGCTTACTTGGCGGTTGGTGTATTTTGTGCTATATTAAGACTGATAAGTCTTCACTATTATCGTCAGCTTAAATTGAAATCCCTGGCAGCCTGGTTAGGCCCACCAACGGGACTCATTTTCAATATTGTCTGCCCTGGAGGGCGATAAAAGGCGATTACTTCAACTTGAACCGACCGTCACGCTGACAATCATTTAGAAGTCAGCAAAATTCTAGGATTGATATTGTTTTATTAGACCCCTTGCCGCCTTTTCATCCCGACAGCGACGACTCTACCCGATGTTCAACCAACTCCTTGACAATGGTTTCAGTCTTCTCTAATATAGCTGCGAGCCATAACACAGCAGGCAATCGGCAACTGCGCTTCCACTAGAACCAACCCCGCCTATCTTCGGAGGGCCAGTCGTGAATCAACCCCGGATGAACGACTAGCACCGCAACGCGTTGTCCGGTCGGCGCAGGCTCCATCACGGAACCGCTTCGAACCGCGACGGCGGGAACCCCCGCACCGCGTTATCCGAAACAAAACCCACCGAGGAAATACCATGCTAGGTGAACTACTGCCTAACGGCAGGCGGGAGATCAGTGTGCTCTTCTGCGATCTGCGCGGCTTCGGGCGCTACCATGAACAGCTCGGAGACGCCGGCGTGACCGAGCTCCTGCAACGTTTCTACAGCGCCGTCGGCCGGGTGGTCGACGAACACTTCGGTGTCGTCGACAAGCTGATGGGCGACTGTGTGATGGCGCACTTCAACGCCGTGCGCAGCGTCCCCGACCACCAACGCCGGGCCGCCGCCGCCGCCGCCGGCATCCACCAGGCCCTCGAACGGCTCGAGGTCGACGGCGAACCCCTGCGGGTCCGCATCGCCCTGGCCAGCGGACCGGCCGAAGTGGTCACCTTCCGCTGTGGCTCCCACTCGGCCACCACGGTAATCGGCGAGCCGGTCAACCGGGCCGCCGGCGAGCTCTACCAGACCCGCCCCGTCAACAACAGCGCCTGAATGGCAGCCCCCTCCGGAACCGGCGACGGCGAGTTCTTTCGGGAACTCGTCGGGCCGGGCCGTTTTTTACGTTGATCTATGTCGTGGGCCGCTTTACAGTGAGGCCTGCGCGTCAACTACTTACCCTGCTACAGATAGTTGGACGCGAATGAGCCAAGCAGTGCTCGTTTTGCCGAGCAAGGCTTGAACGGTTTTCAGCGCCCTGATCCTGCCGTCGGCCGCCCGCCGCGTCCTCCAGCTACCCCCCTTTTTCACGATTGAACGGCGGGGCTGCTCGTATCAAGGAGGGTCCAGCATCGGGCGTGAAGGCTTCCGCAGTTTTTCAGGGTTGGCATCTGTAACCTGAGCGGACCAGATGAGCAGTGCATCCTGCGGGTAGTCGAGAGTGTTTTCGTCGTCGCGATGGTTGAAGCGGAACGACCTTTTCGTGATCAAGAGTCTGTAGTTACGCTCGAATCCTCAGTGATCGGCTTATCGGCCGCGCTCGGCGTCGCCCCGGAAGCTCTCGAGGCCGTTGATATGGTTCTTTCCGTTGGCGTACTCTTCCTGATGCTTGATGCGCCTGTGGTGGAAGCCGTGAGCGACAGTTTTTGTGGGCCCGCCGGCCGTCGGCGTAGCGGTGTAGCTGACCGGGTCCAGCTCGGCCTGGCGAGCGGCGGCGCGGCGCTCCCTTGGTCGATTGTAAGTCGATTGTAAGTCGATTGCACCATGTGGCTGCTGTTTATTAGCGGATAAGCCGACCGCCCTGGCCGCGGCGGCCGCCGCAACGCGCAGCCATAATAAGCGAGCTGTCTCTTCTTGCTTCTCTTGAGATAGCTTTGCAAGATAGCTTTGCATATCTTGGTCGATGAGTATATTTCTTTCCGTAATTCTTGCATTTACGTCTGCCATCGGCCAACTTATGGTGCGCCCTACCCATCACTTATGTTAACAGGGCATTACATACGCGCAGCGGTCCGAACACGGTAGACGATCCCCTTCATGGTTAATGGTTTCGTCGGTCTATCCCGCCGGGACCGCCTCACCATCGTCGGGTTTGACGCCCCGGCCCGACTGGGATAAGATAACGGGTAAACGGCGACCGGTGAAGTATTAACCCGTGAGGTGCAGGTGAGCGACGGCGGTGAACTGACGCAGGAGCGACCGCTGACGGTTGGCGAGCTGACCCGAATGGTCAAGGGCGCCCTCGAGGAGCGCTTCCCCGCAATCTGGGTCACCGGCGAGCTGACCAACTGCCGGCTCTACTCCAGCGGTCACCTCTACTTCAGTTTGAGCGGCGACGACTGCCTGCTCAAGGGAGTAATGTTCCGCCCCCGGCCGCAGCGCTTGGGCTTCGCGCCCGAAGACGGCCTCGAGGTGACGGCCCGGGGACGCATCTCCGTCTACCCGCCCCGGGGCGACTACCAGCTGATCGCCGACGAGCTGCTGCTGCGCGGCGAGGGAGCCCTGCGCCGGGCCTTCGAGGAGCTCAAGCGCCGCCTGGCCGCCGAGGGGCTGTTCGCCGGCGAGCGCAAACGCCCCCTCCCCCGGTTGCCCCGCCGTGTCGGCGTGGTCACCAGCCGCGACGGCGCCGCCCTGCGCGACATCCTCAATGTCCTCGAACGCCGCCACGCCGGGCTGGACATCCTGCTGCGCCACTCGACGGTCCAGGGCCTCAGCGCCGGGGCGGAGCTGGCCCGGGCGGTGCGCGAACTGGGTGATTGCGGTCTGGTCGATGTGCTGATCGTCGGCCGCGGCGGCGGCTCCTACGAGGACCTGTTCTGCTTCAACGACGAGGAGCTGGCCCGGGCCGTCCACGATTGCCCCGTCCCCGTCATCTCCGCCGTCGGCCACGAGGTCGACTTCAGTATCTGCGACCTGGTCGCCGACGTCCGCGCCCCGACGCCCAGCGCCGCCGCCGAGCTGGTCACCGCCGAACGGGCCGAGCTGGGCCGCCGGGTCCGGCGAGCCTGGAGCAGCCTGCTCAACGTCGGCCGGGAGCGCCTGCGCTTCGAACGCCAGCGCCTAAACGGCCTGGCCGAATCCCTGCGCCCGGAACGCCTCTCCGGCTACCTCGACCTGCGCCGCCAGCGCGTCGATGCCCTGGGCGAACGCCTGATCAACCGGGCCTTCAATAACCTCAACCTGCGCCGGACCCGGCTCGACGGGCTACGTTTGGCCCTCAGTCGGCTCCACGGCGCTCCCCGGGCCCGCCAGCGCCTGCTGGACCGGGCGGCGGCCCGGTTGGAAACGGCGGCCGGGCGCCGCCTGCAGCTCGACTCGGCCCGCCTGCGGGAGCTGAGCGGTCGGCTGGCGGCTCTGAACCCGCAATCCATCATCGCCCGGGGCTTCGGCCACCTCAGCGCGGAGGGAGCGCCGCTGAGCCGCGCCGCGGAGCTGTCCCCCGGTGACACCCTGGACGTCGTCCTCGCCGACGGCGGCGTCCGGACCATCGTCAGGAGGCGTTTTGAGCGAGGAGCAACCGAGCTTCGAACAGGCCCTGGAACGGCTGGAGGAGATCGTCGCCCATCTCGAGGAGGGCGGTTACCCCCTGAGCAAACTGACCTCCCTCTTTGAAGAGGGCACCAAGCTGGCCCGGCTGTGCCAGGACAAGCTCGACGCCACCGAGCGGCGGCTGACCGAGCTGGTACGCGACGCCGAGGGCGGCTCGACGGAACAAGCCCTCGATCTGCCCGACGTGGAGGAGTAGCCGGAATGGCACAGTCCTCGGTAAGCAAGGGCGAGACTGCGGAGCGCTTCGACGTCGATAACTACACACACAGGACCGTCTGGCCGCCGATTTTCCGCTTTTTCGACAGGAGTTTTCCGAAGGGTGCTTTCCACCTTCTCGACGTGGGTGGCGGCGCCGGGTATTTCGCTGACTATATCCTGGAGGCCCGTCCCGGCTGCCGGGTTACGGTCCTGGATATATCACCGGGACTGCTTGAACGCAACCGTCCCCACCGGCGCAAGCGGCTTATCTTGGGCGATGCATTGCAGCTTGATGAGCTACCGAGCGGAGAGACCTTTAACATCATCTGCTTCAACCTCGTACTCCATCACCTACTGGCTACTGACGAGACATCGACACGGCGACTACGAATAGACGTTTTACGGCGAGCCGCCACTCTCCTGCGTCGGTGTGGGAGGATCCTGATCATCGAGCCCCTCTATCTGGGGATGTTCCACGTTGATATTCCATCGATACTCGTATATCGATTAACACGGTCGCAATTCTTCGCGCCACTCTGTAAGAGGCTGGGCGCCCGCACCGCCGGAGAAGGAGTACTGTTCCAGCCCGGCAATCGCTGGCTCCACACCTTCGAAGACGCCGGACTGGAGATCCAGGACCAGTATATCTTTGGTCCCTGGGAGATCAACCCGCTTTATAAAATCGCTTTGAACATCGCCAGCATCCGGACAGGCATCTTTTGGCTGGCGCCGTTCGTGCGGAATGGAGAGGGATTCCATTGAACAACCAGTTGAAAGCCTATCTGCTAGAGCGAGCCGGGCGCGTCAACGAGCACCTCGAGAGGCTGTTGCCCCACGCGGGGGCCTATCCCCCCGTCGTTCACGAAGCGATGCGCTACGCCGTCTTCGCCGGCGGCAAGCGCCTGCGGCCGATCCTGGTCCTGGCCTGCGCCGAGGCCGTCGGCGGCCGGGTCCCCCCCGGCGCCGACGAGGTCGCCTGCGCCGTCGAGTGCATCCACAACTACTCCCTGATCCACGACGACCTGCCCTGCATGGACGACGACCAACTGCGTCGCGGCCAGCCCACCGTCTGGGTCGAGTACGGCGAGGCCCAGGCCGTTCTGGCCGGCGACGCCCTGCTGACCCTGGCCTTCTGTCTGATCGCCGAGGCCGCCAACCGGGACGTCGCCTTCTCCGACAAGCTGCTGCTCTGCTCCCAGGAGCTGGCCGCCGCCGCCGGGACCTACGGCATGATCGGCGGCCAGGTCGTCGATATCGCCAGCGAGGACGTCGAGGTCGATGTATCCGTCCTCGACTACATCCACACCCACAAGACCGGGGCGCTGATCCGCTGCAGTTGCCGCCTGGGGGCCATCCTGG is a genomic window containing:
- the recA gene encoding recombinase RecA — its product is MAAKQTNDKRRNLEAAFAQIERKYGKGSIMRMGDDDVQQVDVIPTGSLAIDRALGVGGLPRGRIVELYGPEASGKTTLTLHVIASAQQLGGIAAFIDVEHALDVNYARALGVNINDLLISQPDTGEQALEIVEMLVRSGSLDVIVIDSVAALVPRSEIEGEMGDSHVALQARLMSQALRKLTGIVNKTRCCVVFTNQIREKVGVVFGNPEVTPGGRALKFYTTVRMEIRRIGSLKVDGESIGNRSRVKIVKNKVAPPFKQAEFDIIFGEGVNMAGEIIDLGQETGLVEKSGAWYTIDEERFQGKENLRTFLQENPERVAELGDGIREHFGLPVFGERLIPTAAADEDGDASADDEK
- a CDS encoding sigma-70 family RNA polymerase sigma factor, giving the protein MERERELALIERAVDGDEQAFAELVYATQNLVYSCCIKVLHNPQLAEEAANEAFLRAWRGLAGFRAQARFSSWMFRIAHNAAVRMATKKRLKTISIDDEDKPGLANVARDNPRAERNIEGRSELELVRDLLDELPDNHRRALELAYLEGVSYADAAAALGCTTGTIKTWVHRGRNKLRELYLEATGREFA
- the xseA gene encoding exodeoxyribonuclease VII large subunit; translated protein: MSDGGELTQERPLTVGELTRMVKGALEERFPAIWVTGELTNCRLYSSGHLYFSLSGDDCLLKGVMFRPRPQRLGFAPEDGLEVTARGRISVYPPRGDYQLIADELLLRGEGALRRAFEELKRRLAAEGLFAGERKRPLPRLPRRVGVVTSRDGAALRDILNVLERRHAGLDILLRHSTVQGLSAGAELARAVRELGDCGLVDVLIVGRGGGSYEDLFCFNDEELARAVHDCPVPVISAVGHEVDFSICDLVADVRAPTPSAAAELVTAERAELGRRVRRAWSSLLNVGRERLRFERQRLNGLAESLRPERLSGYLDLRRQRVDALGERLINRAFNNLNLRRTRLDGLRLALSRLHGAPRARQRLLDRAAARLETAAGRRLQLDSARLRELSGRLAALNPQSIIARGFGHLSAEGAPLSRAAELSPGDTLDVVLADGGVRTIVRRRFERGATELRTGPGTAGGDRRPSRGGRLPPEQTDLPL
- the xseB gene encoding exodeoxyribonuclease VII small subunit, giving the protein MSEEQPSFEQALERLEEIVAHLEEGGYPLSKLTSLFEEGTKLARLCQDKLDATERRLTELVRDAEGGSTEQALDLPDVEE
- a CDS encoding methyltransferase — its product is MAQSSVSKGETAERFDVDNYTHRTVWPPIFRFFDRSFPKGAFHLLDVGGGAGYFADYILEARPGCRVTVLDISPGLLERNRPHRRKRLILGDALQLDELPSGETFNIICFNLVLHHLLATDETSTRRLRIDVLRRAATLLRRCGRILIIEPLYLGMFHVDIPSILVYRLTRSQFFAPLCKRLGARTAGEGVLFQPGNRWLHTFEDAGLEIQDQYIFGPWEINPLYKIALNIASIRTGIFWLAPFVRNGEGFH